A segment of the Flavobacteriales bacterium genome:
TGCGGAACACCGTGGCCACGATCACCGCGAAGAGGATGGCATCGCCCCATTGCTCGAAGAGATTCCGCTTGCGCTTCTCCGGCGGTATCGGGCCGATGTAGGCGTCCTTCGAGAAGATGGTCTCCGGCACCTTCCACCAGGGCAGGAAGGTCATGAGCGCATACTCCTTGTAATTGCGCCGGCCGAGCACGATGGAGATGTTCACGTTCATGATGATGAACATGAGCAGGTTCACGCCCGGCACGATGAAGAGCACGATCCACCACCAGGGCTTGCCCGTGATCTTCAGCCACACAAGGATGTTGTATCCCGGGACGAATCCGGCCCACGCAGGCTTACCGGCCTTCTGGAAGAGCTTCCACAGGCTGGCCATCAGCACCAGGAAATAGCCGTAGAGGAAGAGGTAGGGGATCAATGTGGAGAGGTTGAAGGTTTACTGATGGTTGCGGGTCGTGAAATCAAGCGTTGGCCTTCCGGGCCGAACTGCCGTATTCCGATCATTGTTTCAGATCCAGCGCATCGTCCATGGTGAAGAGGCCCTTGCGATCCCGGAGCCATTCAGCCGCGATCACCGCGCCCGAGGCGAAGCCGTTGCGGTTGAAGGCCTCATGCGTGATGGTGATACGGTCGTTGGCGCTGGCCCATGTCACGCTGTGCTTGCCGGGGACCTCGCCGGTGCGTTCGCTGGAAATAAGGAGCGGGGCTGGCGAGACCGATTCGCTCTGCCTGTTCTTCGGCAAGGCAGGCTCGCGGTGAGCGTGATTGCCATCGAGCTCCCAACCGCTGTAGCGCTGCGTGCGCAGGTCGATGTCGGTGGCGAGGGTGATGGCCGTGCCGCTGGGCGCGTCGAGCTTGTGGATGTGGTGCACCTCGTCGATACGGGCGGCGTAGCCCGACTGCTTATCCATGAGTGCGGCCAGCTGCCGGTTCACGCGGAAGAAGAGGTTGACGCCGATGCTGAAGTTGCTGGCCCATAGCAAGGAGCCTTGGTATTCATCCACGAGGCGGCGCACCTCAGGGAGCTTGTCGTACCAGCCTGTGGTGCCCACGATCACGGGCACGCCCATCTCCAAGCAGAGCCGCATGTTCGCCAACGCCTGGTCGGGCTTGCTGAACTCGATGGCCATATCGGCACCGCTCGGCGCCGCACCCGAACTCGCCTTGGTCACGCGCAGCACCACCTCATGCCCACGTGCATGAGCGGCGGCCTCAATGGCCTTGCCCATCTTCCCGTAGCCGTAGAGTGCGATGCGCATGGTCAGGCGCCGAAAGTAACCGGACGCAGGCGAGGCCATGCCAAACAAGTGTGAACGGTGCCCAGCTTCAGCGCAGGGCCAGGGAAAGGCTGATGCCCGGAGCGCCCATAGCCGCTGTGGAGAGCGAGGGGCTGATGCTCGCGCTCAAGTCCCGCCCCACGTCGAAGCGCACGAAGTGGGCATCAACGCTGGCGTCCACCACGTTGAGCAGATAGACCGCCCCGAAGGCGATGTAGCTGAGGTCGCGCCAGCGGCGGTAGGTATCGCTGACCTTCAGCACTTGGCTGGAGCTGAAGCGGCCGTTGAATTCGTCGGTGGTTGTGGGGTCGCCGTCCACGATGGCGATGTAGGCATCCTTGTACCGGCGGTACTCACGGGTGTTCTCCTGGATGAAATACACGCAGGTGCCCAGCCCGGCCCAAGCGATCGGGGCCTTCCAGTATTTGCGGTTGTAGATCTGCCCGGCGCCGGGGGCCACCGCGCTGAGGATGCTCGCCGTGCGCGGCGAGTGCCGATGGCGCCAGGAGAGGGTGTCGCTCGATTGGGCCTTGGATGGCGTGCTCGCGGCCAGGGTGAGAAGCAGGGACAGGGGTAGGAGAGGAGCACGCTGGAGCACGGTGCAAAGTTGGCGCATGCGAAGGCACGAATGGTCCTCGATGGTGCAGCGGTCGCCTGGTCGGCAGTCCATCCCATGCCCGGCTCCCCGTATGTTCGCCCACCCATGCGCGAAGCGGCATTCATCAAGCGCAACCAGGCGAAATGGCAACGCTTGGAGCAGAGCGTCAATGGCCTTGCGCAGCTCAGCGGCGATGAGGCCAGCGCGCTATACATCGAGCTGAGCGACGACCTGAGCTACGCGCGCACCTTCTATCCGCGCAGCGCCGTGGTGGGCTACCTCAATGGGCTCGCCCTGCGGCTGCACCACCACATCTATCGCAACAAGCGCGTGCCGCGCGGGCGCTTCATCACCTTCTGGACCGAGGAAGTGCCTTCAGCCGTGTACGCGGCACGGCGCGAGCTCCTGCTTTCCTTCGCGGTATTCGCCGTGGCGGTGCTGATCGGCGCGGTGAGCACGGCGCACGATGAGACCTTCCCGCGCTTGATCCTCGGCGACTACTACGTGGACATGACCCTCGATAACATCCGCCAAGGCCGCCCGATGCACGTATATGCCGATGAGGACGGATCGCTGATGTTCATCTACATCACCATCAACAACATCAAGGTCTCTCTCACGGCCTTCGTGGCCGGGATCTTCCTGAGCGTCGGGGCCATCTTCATCCTGCTGCGCAACGGCATCATGCTCGGCGCATTCCAGTATTTCTTCCACGAGCAAGGGGTGCTGCGCGAGAGCGTGCTCACCATCTGGGTGCATGGCACGCTGGAGATCTCGGCCATCATCATCGCGGGCGGAGCGGGTCTCTGCATCGGCAACGCCTGGCTCTTCCCCGGCACCTACACGCGCGGCGAGAGCTTCCGGCGCGGTGCGAAGACCGGATTGAAGGTGGTGCTGGGCCTGGTGCCGGTCTTCATCCTCGCCGGATTCCTCGAGAGCTTCGTCACCCGGCATGCGCTCACCCTGCGGCCTTGGGTGGCCAGTACCATCATCCTAGGATCGCTCGCG
Coding sequences within it:
- a CDS encoding stage II sporulation protein M, producing the protein MREAAFIKRNQAKWQRLEQSVNGLAQLSGDEASALYIELSDDLSYARTFYPRSAVVGYLNGLALRLHHHIYRNKRVPRGRFITFWTEEVPSAVYAARRELLLSFAVFAVAVLIGAVSTAHDETFPRLILGDYYVDMTLDNIRQGRPMHVYADEDGSLMFIYITINNIKVSLTAFVAGIFLSVGAIFILLRNGIMLGAFQYFFHEQGVLRESVLTIWVHGTLEISAIIIAGGAGLCIGNAWLFPGTYTRGESFRRGAKTGLKVVLGLVPVFILAGFLESFVTRHALTLRPWVASTIILGSLAWVIWYFIILPYHAHRRTLSAAQGA
- the dapB gene encoding 4-hydroxy-tetrahydrodipicolinate reductase — its product is MRIALYGYGKMGKAIEAAAHARGHEVVLRVTKASSGAAPSGADMAIEFSKPDQALANMRLCLEMGVPVIVGTTGWYDKLPEVRRLVDEYQGSLLWASNFSIGVNLFFRVNRQLAALMDKQSGYAARIDEVHHIHKLDAPSGTAITLATDIDLRTQRYSGWELDGNHAHREPALPKNRQSESVSPAPLLISSERTGEVPGKHSVTWASANDRITITHEAFNRNGFASGAVIAAEWLRDRKGLFTMDDALDLKQ